The Salinivibrio kushneri genomic interval CACCGCCCAGACCGCCGCCCATGGGGAGACGTTTTTCCACATCGATGTGCGCGCCTTGTTGGCATCCTGTATGCTGCTGCAACGCTTTCGCGGCTTTGACAATCAAGTTGTCGTTTTCACTGACCCCCTCTATCGCGGGACTGAGGCTGATCGTGCCACTCGCGTTCGGCGTAATAGCTAGTGTGTCGCCATGGTCGAGAAACTGAAACAGGGTTTGCAGCTCATGATAACCATTGTCGCGACGGCCGGTGATGTAGAGAAATAAGTTAAGTTTGGCAGGCGCGGGCCAAAAGGTGGGTTCAGTCATTATCGAGCGTCCAATCAGAAATCATCAATTTAACGGTTTGCTGGTCTCGGGTCAGGGTAATACGTGTGGGGAGCGCAGGCTGCGTGTCAGCGCTGTAGTCTTGATAGTCAATGTCCCAGCCTTGCGCCCCGTTGAGGGTCGCAACACGGTTATCTGACCCCAGCGAAAAGCTATCTTGTGCGCGTGGTAGTCCAATGAGCCAAGGGGCAAGCGCGTCGATAGGTAAGTGTGCCCCAGTCAAATAGGCGACCAAACGGGCCGGATCGGTATCTTGATAGCGATCACCTTGGTCATCAATTAAGACCGCACCTTGTTCATTCATGGTTAACGACAGCAAGGTGGTGCCGAGAAAGTTGGTGAGCCGCAGTTGAGATTGGGCGGGCGAATACCGCCAGTACAAATTGGCAGAAAAACGTGTGCTCGGGGCAATAAACGCGACCTTACCCCGTGCGGTGTAGCTATCCACCGATACCAAGGCGTCGCGATGACTCTGCCACTCAGTCGTGGGGGCTGGGGCAGTGGCACACCCCGCTAGTAGCGTTAAAAACAGTGCCAAGACGCTCACGCGTATAGAGGAGAACATCAAACCGAGTATCCTTTTTGTTTTCGTCAACCGACCGCTTGTTGTCGTTCGCCGACTCCAATCGCTGTGTAACGCTACTTTGCCACAAGCGCCGGACGGAGAGAAGCCAGTCAAGCGCTTG includes:
- the lolB gene encoding lipoprotein insertase outer membrane protein LolB yields the protein MFSSIRVSVLALFLTLLAGCATAPAPTTEWQSHRDALVSVDSYTARGKVAFIAPSTRFSANLYWRYSPAQSQLRLTNFLGTTLLSLTMNEQGAVLIDDQGDRYQDTDPARLVAYLTGAHLPIDALAPWLIGLPRAQDSFSLGSDNRVATLNGAQGWDIDYQDYSADTQPALPTRITLTRDQQTVKLMISDWTLDND